A region of the Gemmatimonadaceae bacterium genome:
GCGACTACCAGGGCGTGCGGTGCACGCTCTCCATCGGCGTGGCCGATGTCACCGACAACATTTCCAGTGTGGACGGCCTGCTCGGCACCGCGGGGACGGCGGTTGAGCGGGCGCGACAGGCTGGGATGAATTTGGTCGTCGGCTTCGACGACTGACGGGTGAACGACGTATACGTGATGCGTATACGTGTTCGTATACCTGGAGCGGGAACCGCGGTTACGTAGTCCGTATACGCTCCATGTATACGCCTCACGTATACGCAACACGTATACGCCGTTACTTCTTGTTCGTAACCCCCCGCGGTCCCGTCCAGATCGCAATCGACCCGCACCCGTTCGGCCGCTGGAACTCGATGGGCAGAGTGGCGGTGCCGGGATAGACCTCGATGGCGCGCACTTCTTCGGGGCGGATCAGGTCGTCGATGATGCCGTTGTCGACGGCGGTGTAGACGCCGTTCAGGAAGACGTTGGGGAAGCACTGGCCGGTGCCCTGCACGCTGCGGAGGCGCACCTGATCGCGGCCGCTGGCGGTGCCGCCGGGCTGGATGGAGACGCCGGGTGTGCCGCGGAGGAGATCGGCCATGCGCATGGCGTTGCGGTCCACGATCTTCTTCTCGTCGAGGAAGTAGCCGCCCATCCCCACCTTGCGGCGGTTCTCGAAGCCTTCCATCTGCCGTGACCACTTGTCGGCCTGTACCTTCACGGTGTCCACGGTGGGCGTGAGCACGGTGAGGTTCACTTCGGCGAGCGCTTCGAGGCTGTCGCGGAGATCGACCACAAAGCGCTGCGGCTGATAGCCGACGGCGCGCGCTTCCATCATCCACGTGCCGGGCGGCAGGTTGCCGAGGTTGAACACGCCGCCACTGCTCGTGGCGCTCTGCGAGTCGTCGCCGCTCAGCACGATGCGCGCGTTGTTCACCGGCTTGCCGGCGGTGTCGCGCACGACGCCGCGCACGCGTGCGTCGCCACGAATGAGCGTGCGCGGGCGATCGGTGGCGCTCTTCGCGGCTTCGGCGATGCGCTTGGGCTGCGCGATGAGGATGTCGCGCACGAGGAGCCCCGTACGCGGGACCGTGAGCTCCACGGTGCCGCTCGAGTCGCTGCCGGCGAAGGCGCGCGTCGTGATGTTGACGCCCACCGGAATCCCGCACGCGGCGAACGCCCCGTTCGGGGCGGCATCCACGAAACGCGCGGGGAACCGCCGTACCAGTTTGCCGTCCTGAATGGTCGATTCGATGTACTGCACGCGCAGGCGCGCGGGCCCACTGAGCGGCTGCCCGTTCGCCTGGCGAATGAGCCCGATGAAGGCGCCGTCGCCCGTGCCCACATTGGCCGACCCGCTCGCCGCCGTGGCCTGCGCCCCGCAGCGCAGACCGATGATGCCATCCACGCCCGGCGGCCCGAGGTCGAGGCGTACATCGCCACCCTGTTCCACGATGAACTGCACCAGCCGCCCCTCGACCCCCAGTCGCTCGTACTGCTCATGCAGCACGCCCACGATCCACGTGCCGAGCGAGAGCGAATCGATCACGTACTGCCCGAGTGAGTCGGTCGTGGCCGACCGGAGCTTGGAGGGATCGGTGCTGAGCACGAACTGCACCGACGCATTCACGAGCGGCTTGAGCGTCGCGCTGTCGAGCACACTCCCCGTCACCCGCGCCTTGGGCGCCGGCGCCAACTGCGGCACCGTGGACGGCGCCACCGTGGGCGCGGTCGGCGCCGGCTTGGGCGCCGGTTTGGTGGCGGGCCGCACGGGCGGACGCACCTGGGCGCCGGCAACCGCGGGGAGGAGGAGGGCGGAAAAGAGGAGGTGGCGGGTCACAGCGGGAAGATACTGCGGTTGGGGGGCGGTTGGACTGCGGAAGCCTGCACACCGGAAGCTGGACGGCGGAAGCTGAACATCGGGTTACTACGACCCGCGGTTGCCGCGGTTCCCGAGGTCCAGCTCCCGCCGTCCAGCTTCCGCCGTCCAGGCTTCCGCCGTCCCGCCGTCCCCCCGCCGCGCCAAAAACCCACAACCCACGACCAAAAACCCGAAACCCACAACTGATCAGTTCCGGGTTTCGGGCTTTTGGTCGTGGGTTGTGGGTCGGTTGTGGGTCGGTTGTGGGTCGGTTGTGGGTTCACACTTCCCGCGCCGCGCGCGTAATTCTCCACGACCCGCCTCCCAGTCCTCCCCCACCTCCCCCCCGCCATGCGCCAGACTCGCCGCATTGCCACCGCCGCGTTGCTCCTTGCTGCCGGCCTCCCGGTGGCCGCTCAGGCCCAGAAGAAGGGCAAGGAACCGCTCGTTGAGTTCGAGATGATGACCTGGCCCGAGGTGAAGCAGGCGCTCGCCGACGGCAAGACCACTGCGC
Encoded here:
- a CDS encoding carboxypeptidase regulatory-like domain-containing protein: MTRHLLFSALLLPAVAGAQVRPPVRPATKPAPKPAPTAPTVAPSTVPQLAPAPKARVTGSVLDSATLKPLVNASVQFVLSTDPSKLRSATTDSLGQYVIDSLSLGTWIVGVLHEQYERLGVEGRLVQFIVEQGGDVRLDLGPPGVDGIIGLRCGAQATAASGSANVGTGDGAFIGLIRQANGQPLSGPARLRVQYIESTIQDGKLVRRFPARFVDAAPNGAFAACGIPVGVNITTRAFAGSDSSGTVELTVPRTGLLVRDILIAQPKRIAEAAKSATDRPRTLIRGDARVRGVVRDTAGKPVNNARIVLSGDDSQSATSSGGVFNLGNLPPGTWMMEARAVGYQPQRFVVDLRDSLEALAEVNLTVLTPTVDTVKVQADKWSRQMEGFENRRKVGMGGYFLDEKKIVDRNAMRMADLLRGTPGVSIQPGGTASGRDQVRLRSVQGTGQCFPNVFLNGVYTAVDNGIIDDLIRPEEVRAIEVYPGTATLPIEFQRPNGCGSIAIWTGPRGVTNKK